A genomic region of Saccopteryx bilineata isolate mSacBil1 chromosome 1, mSacBil1_pri_phased_curated, whole genome shotgun sequence contains the following coding sequences:
- the PAQR8 gene encoding membrane progestin receptor beta: protein MTTAILEHLSTLSVSGQQLRRLPKILENGLPKMPCTVPETDVPQLFREPYIRTGYRPTGHRWRYYFFSLFQKHNEVVNVWTHLLAALAVLLRFWAFAEAEALPWAAASTLPLLLYVLSSVTYLTFSVLAHLLQSQSELAHYTFYFVDYIGVSVYQYGSALVHFFYASDQAWYERFWLFFLPAAAFCGWLSCAGCCYAKYRYQRPYPVMKKICQVVPSGLAFVLDISPVAHRVALCHLAGCQEQAAWYHTLQILFFLVSAYFFSCPVPEKYFPGSCDIVGHGHQLFHVFLSVCTLSQLEAILLDYRGRQEIFLQRHGPLSVYMACLSFFFLTACSAGTAAFLRRKVKARLMKKES, encoded by the coding sequence ATGACGACCGCCATCCTGGAGCACCTGAGCACCCTGTCGGTCAGCGGGCAGCAGCTGCGCCGCCTGCCCAAGATCCTGGAGAACGGGCTCCCCAAGATGCCCTGCACGGTCCCCGAGACGGACGTGCCGCAGCTCTTCCGGGAGCCGTACATCCGCACGGGCTACCGCCCCACGGGACACCGCTGGCGCTACTACTTCTTCAGCCTCTTTCAGAAGCACAACGAGGTGGTCAACGTCTGGACGCACCTGCTGGCGGCCCTGGCCGTGCTCCTGCGGTTCTGGGCCTTCGCCGAGGCCGAGGCCCTGCCCTGGGCCGCCGCCAGCACGCTGCCGCTGCTCCTCTACGTGCTGTCCTCCGTCACCTACCTGACCTTCAGCGTGCTGGCGCACCTGCTGCAGTCCCAGTCGGAGCTCGCGCACTACACCTTCTACTTCGTGGACTACATCGGCGTCAGCGTCTACCAGTACGGCAGCGCCTTGGTCCACTTCTTCTACGCCTCCGACCAGGCCTGGTACGAGCGCTTCTGGCTCTTCTTCTTGCCGGCCGCCGCCTTCTGTGGCTGGTTATCCTGTGCCGGCTGCTGCTATGCCAAGTATCGCTACCAGAGGCCTTACCCGGTCATGAAGAAGATATGTCAGGTGGTGCCCTCGGGGCTGGCCTTCGTTCTGGACATCAGCCCCGTGGCGCACCGAGTGGCCCTGTGCCACCTGGCTGGCTGCCAGGAGCAGGCCGCCTGGTACCACACCCTCCAGATCCTCTTCTTCCTGGTCAGCGCCTACTTCTTCTCGTGCCCGGTCCCTGAGAAGTACTTCCCAGGATCCTGCGACATCGTGGGCCACGGGCACCAGCTCTTCCACGTGTTTCTGTCGGTCTGCACGCTCTCCCAGCTCGAGGCCATCCTCCTGGACTACCGGGGGCGGCAGGAGATCTTCCTGCAGCGCCACGGCCCCCTGTCTGTCTACATggcctgtctgtctttcttcttcttgaccGCGTGCAGCGCGGGCACTGCAGCCTTCCTGAGGCGCAAAGTCAAGGCCAGACTGATGAAGAAAGAGTCCTGA